Proteins from one Nitrososphaerota archaeon genomic window:
- a CDS encoding OsmC family protein, with translation MERANPEVVTYTLRADWDEQSGAEITTRGITIKVDLPPEFGGLGRHLAPDELFLGAIAGCLMITFLHFRKTNRLKLRLLQCTISSRRVQTGQGYRLQDIRATLRIRVDKDQVEVGRKCIELARNYCPLLADLSSPLKIDVEGEIEVAS, from the coding sequence ATGGAGAGGGCTAATCCTGAGGTTGTTACATATACTCTAAGGGCTGACTGGGATGAGCAGAGTGGTGCTGAAATTACCACGAGGGGCATAACAATTAAAGTAGATCTCCCTCCTGAGTTCGGTGGCCTAGGGCGTCATCTAGCCCCCGATGAGCTCTTTCTGGGCGCGATAGCTGGCTGCCTCATGATAACCTTCCTTCACTTCAGAAAGACGAATAGATTGAAGCTGCGTCTCCTCCAGTGCACGATAAGCAGTAGACGTGTTCAGACTGGGCAAGGTTATCGCCTCCAGGATATTCGCGCTACTCTGCGTATAAGGGTGGATAAAGATCAGGTGGAGGTGGGGAGGAAGTGCATAGAGTTGGCACGAAACTACTGCCCTCTCCTAGCGGATCTAAGCTCACCACTAAAGATCGATGTAGAGGGTGAGATTGAAGTAGCTAGCTAG
- a CDS encoding glycine cleavage system protein H — translation MVKLHEKYEFPEGLHYSKDHLWLKIEGENVRVGITDLAQQAAGPIVFVRLMPKGRVVEAGKPLGTMETGKWVGPLKSPVSGTIVETNERLKTEPKLLNSDPYGEGWVAVLKPSKLNEELKNLISDLNVLNEWLKEEIPKIIKK, via the coding sequence ATGGTTAAGCTGCACGAAAAATATGAGTTCCCTGAAGGGCTTCACTACTCAAAGGATCATCTTTGGCTTAAAATAGAGGGGGAGAACGTTAGGGTAGGCATCACAGACCTAGCGCAGCAAGCAGCAGGACCTATCGTCTTCGTGAGGCTTATGCCAAAAGGAAGAGTTGTCGAAGCAGGTAAGCCCCTCGGCACAATGGAGACGGGTAAGTGGGTAGGTCCACTAAAATCACCCGTTTCAGGCACGATCGTTGAAACCAACGAGAGGCTCAAGACAGAACCCAAGCTTCTCAACTCAGATCCTTACGGCGAAGGGTGGGTTGCGGTGCTTAAGCCATCGAAGCTTAACGAGGAGCTCAAAAATCTAATAAGCGACTTGAATGTGCTCAACGAGTGGCTTAAAGAGGAGATACCTAAGATTATAAAGAAGTAG